In Rutidosis leptorrhynchoides isolate AG116_Rl617_1_P2 chromosome 2, CSIRO_AGI_Rlap_v1, whole genome shotgun sequence, one genomic interval encodes:
- the LOC139893481 gene encoding pollen-specific leucine-rich repeat extensin-like protein 1: protein MKALCCFLFLSLFSIISSRTLSLPLNNAYTSAITRRHLFQTKETEPKPDPEPEIWEVEVDPTLKFPNPRLKKAYYALQEWKSVIYSDPENMIANWEGVDVCSYKGVFCEKAPDDPSEMTVAGIDLNHGDIAGQLASELWLLSDLSIFHINSNRFCGIVPRCLKNLEILHEFDISNNRFVGPFPDVVLEMPKLKYLDIRFNEFEGVLPPQLFDKDLDAIFLNDNRFCSNIPENIGNSTASVIVFADNDLNGCIPKTIGDMTTLDELIFTNNKLSGCLPDELGLLENITVLDLSKNKFVGPIPEGFQNLKCAEMIDIGHNEFIGTVVDNVCSLPKLVNFTFSHNYFNGLEPGCDKPERVFDIRENCLPNKPDQRKQKKCLPIVNRAIDCETVGCKSPIDSDEEAKKRKPRKRKPPPPKPVQPPPAPVQPPPTPTRKPPPTPVPEVPKPKPPPVHAPPPPPKFAPPPPSPTIPPPPKFDDIILPPSIGYRYPSPPPPIYQGY from the coding sequence ATGAAAGCCTTATGTTGCTTTCTTTTCCTTTCCCTTTTCTCCATAATATCTTCAAGAACATTATCTCTTCCGCTAAACAACGCTTACACATCAGCCATTACGCGTCGTCACCTATTCCAAACCAAAGAAACCGAACCTAAACCCGACCCTGAACCCGAAATTTGGGAAGTAGAGGTTGACCCCACGTTAAAATTCCCTAATCCTAGGCTTAAAAAGGCGTATTATGCGTTACAAGAATGGAAAAGTGTAATCTATTCAGACCCCGAAAACATGATTGCAAATTGGGAAGGTGTAGATGTATGTTCATATAAAGGCGTATTTTGTGAAAAAGCGCCCGATGATCCAAGTGAAATGACTGTTGCTGGAATCGATCTAAACCACGGTGATATAGCGGGCCAACTCGCTTCGGAACTATGGTTATTATCTGACCTTAGCATATTCCATATAAATTCAAATAGATTTTGTGGAATTGTCCCTCGTTGCTTGAAAAATCTAGAGATCCTTCACGAATTCGACATAAGTAATAATCGATTCGTGGGCCCGTTTCCCGATGTTGTCTTAGAAATGCCTAAACTAAAGTATTTAGATATTAGATTTAACGAGTTTGAAGGTGTGTTACCACCTCAACTATTCGATAAAGACCTCGACGCGATATTCTTAAACGATAACAGATTTTGCTCAAATATCCCTGAAAACATCGGGAATTCGACTGCTTCTGTGATCGTGTTCGCAGATAACGATTTAAACGGTTGCATACCGAAAACAATAGGTGATATGACTACTTTAGACGAACTCATATTCACAAACAATAAACTTTCGGGTTGTTTACCGGATGAGTTAGGATTACTTGAAAATATAACAGTTTTGGATTTGAGTAAGAATAAATTTGTGGGGCCCATTCCAGAAGGATTTCAAAATTTGAAATGCGCTGAGATGATTGATATTGGGCATAATGAGTTTATTGGTACAGTGGTTGATAACGTTTGTTCATTGCCTAAACTCGTGAATTTTACGTTTTCTCATAATTATTTTAATGGGTTAGAACCGGGTTGTGATAAACCGGAGCGGGTTTTTGATATCCGGGAGAATTGTTTGCCGAATAAACCGGATCAGAGAAAACAGAAGAAATGTTTGCCGATAGTAAACCGGGCTATTGATTGTGAAACAGTTGGATGTAAATCACCTATTGATAGTGATGAAGAGGCTAAAAAAAGAAAACCACGAAAAAGAAAACCGCCACCGCCAAAACCGGTTCAACCACCTCCGGCGCCGGTTCAACCGCCACCAACACCGACTCGCAAACCGCCACCAACACCAGTTCCTGAAGTACCTAAACCTAAACCACCCCCGGTTCACGCACCACCACCGCCACCAAAATTCGCTCCACCACCGCCGTCACCAACCATACCACCACCACCAAAATTCGATGACATCATACTTCCACCTAGTATTGGTTACCGTTATCCGTCACCACCGCCACCGATATATCAAGGGTACTAG